In Mucilaginibacter sp. KACC 22063, the genomic stretch TAATTCAAAAGTAGGTAGCATTAACCTGGTGAATTTAACCGGCGACCAAAATTTTACAACTAACGGTGCGGTTAACTTGGAGACTATTAACGGCAACGTTAAAGGGCGTACAGATGGTGGTTTGGTTAATATATCCAACTCAGGTCCTGATATTGATATTACCACTATCGGTGGAGATGTGGTTGCTGAAGGCTGCTACGGAAACACCAGATTGAACACTGGTAAAGGCGATATTAACTTGAGCCGGTTAAAAGGCATTATCGATGCCACTACTACTGCGGGTAACATACAAGGCGATCAGATCAACGGCAAGTTTACAATCACCACCAACCGGGGGGATATTATATTAAAGCGGATGTCGTGCGATTTAATAGCGACCAGCACTAAAGGAAATGTTAATGCCGAACTGACGATTCCATGCAAGGCAATAAAAATTAATGTTGCACACGGTGACGCAAATATTCAGTTAGCTGCAAAAAAAGGCTTCGACATGAACATGAATGCAAAGAAGATCACAGCTACAGACTTACCCCGCACTTTTAAAGGCAATAATGACGGCTTGAAATTAATAGGCGCAGTTTATGGCGGCGGCATTCCAAT encodes the following:
- a CDS encoding DUF4097 family beta strand repeat-containing protein; the encoded protein is MRAIITICLLMLCCGMASAQVNWANEPIIVKEIKGQTIRSVTVKTLSGNISVIGTSNKPSIEVYVDAINEATMPIEQVRQMVKQDYAIDMMVKDHQLMVSASCKYGDSNWKKALSISFKIFVPRSVMCNLNSKVGSINLVNLTGDQNFTTNGAVNLETINGNVKGRTDGGLVNISNSGPDIDITTIGGDVVAEGCYGNTRLNTGKGDINLSRLKGIIDATTTAGNIQGDQINGKFTITTNRGDIILKRMSCDLIATSTKGNVNAELTIPCKAIKINVAHGDANIQLAAKKGFDMNMNAKKITATDLPRTFKGNNDGLKLIGAVYGGGIPIEVQVNEGELKLKFI